From a region of the Chrysemys picta bellii isolate R12L10 chromosome 7, ASM1138683v2, whole genome shotgun sequence genome:
- the LOC103306501 gene encoding dual specificity protein phosphatase 26-like translates to MSEDGQNLPNHQHFPSAIPSVKELEHVLDSCRMELNHVDEVWPNLYLGDILIAHDKEELRKLGITHVLNAAHSTWESKGDQAFYGQEIHYCGIAAEDSTDFNLREHFYPASEYINKALSALNGKILVHCVVGKSRSATLVLAYLMIYHHFSLTDAVQRVIKHRAISPNRGFLKQLHDLDVELRDRTNLCELL, encoded by the exons ATGTCTGAAGACGGTCAGAACCTTCCGAACCATCAGCATTTCCCATCTGCCATTCCTTCGGTCAAAGAGCTGGAGCATGTTTTGGACAGCTGCAGGATGGAATTAAATCATGTGGATGAAGTGTGGCCTAACCTGTATTTAGGTGATAT CTTGATTGCACATGACAAAGAAGAACTGAGAAAACTTGGCATCACCCATGTACTGAATGCGGCACATTCCACGTGGGAAAGTAAAGGAGATCAAGCCTTCTATGGCCAGGAAATCCATTATTGTGGAATAGCTGCAGAAGATTCAACTGATTTTAACCTGCGTGAGCATTTCTACCCTGCCTCAGAGTACATTAATAAAGCACTGAGTGCTCTGAACG GAAAGATCTTAGTTCACTGTGTTGTTGGTAAAAGCAGATCCGCCACCTTGGTGCTGGCTTACCTTATGATCTACCATCACTTCTCACTGACCGATGCTGTCCAACGTGTCATCAAGCACCGAGCCATTTCACCAAACCGAGGGTTCCTGAAACAGCTACACGACCTAGATGTTGAATTGCGAGACAGGACAAACCTGTGTGAGCTCTTATAA
- the LOC135972928 gene encoding olfactory receptor 6E1-like, whose protein sequence is MENRTVVMEFILLGFTNDHRLQLLICLVLLVAYLFTIAGNILIITITLVDRRLQTPMYYFLRNFSLLEISFTSVIIPKALANMALGGQTISLIGCFAQSVLYFILGTTEFLLLAVMSFDRYVAICNPLQYTAIMSGQVCTLLALGSWIGGILFIIAPMIVLFQLPFCGPNVINHFFCDSTPLIKLACADTWLIEYMGFITALLSVLGTLAIILVSYIKIISTMMHVPSTQGRQKAFSTCTSHITVVSITYGSCIFMYVKPMWSGGLDFSKAMAVLNTVVSPLLNPFIYSLRNRQVQEAVRKAIGSAVFCKDPNI, encoded by the coding sequence ATGGAGAACCGAACTGTGGTGATGGAGTTCATCCTCTTGGGTTTCACCAATGACCACCGCCTACAGCTCCTGATTTGTCTGGTGCTCCTAGTCGCTTATCTCTTTACCATCGCGGGCAACATTCTTATCATCACTATCACCCTGGTGGACCGGCGTCTCCAAACCCCGATGTACTACTTCCTCCGGAACTTCTCCCTCCTGGAAATCAGCTTCACCTCTGTTATCATCCCAAAAGCATTGGCCAACATGGCATTAGGCGGTCAAACCATTTCTTTGATTGGGTGTTTTGCTCAATCCGTTCTCTATTTTATCCTGGGTACCACCGAGTTCCTTCTGTTAGCAGTCATGTCCTTTGATAGATATGTGGCCATCTGCAACCCTCTACAATACACAGCCATCATGAGCGGTCAAGTCTGCACTCTCTTGGCGTTGGGCTCCTGGATTGGAGGCATATTGTTTATTATTGCTCCGATGATTGTACTGTTCCAGTTGCCTTTCTGTGGCCCGAATGTGAttaaccatttcttctgtgatagCACACCATTGATTAAGCTTGCCTGTGCAGACACATGGCTCATAGAGTACATGGGCTTCATCACAGCTTTGCTTTCAGTGCTGGGCACTCTAGCGATCATCCTTGTGTCCTACATCAAGATCATCTCCACCATGATGCACGTCCCATCTACCCAGGGGAGACAGAAAGctttctccacctgcacctctcacATCACTGTGGTCTCCATCACCTACGGGAGTTGCATCTTCATGTACGTCAAACCTATGTGGAGTGGCGggctggacttcagcaaggctatGGCTGTTCTCAACACGGTGGTGTCCCCTCTGCTCAACCCCTTCATatacagcctgaggaacaggCAAGTTCAGGAGGCAGTGAGGAAGGCCATTGGCAGTGCAGTGTTTTGTAAAGACCCCAATATTTAA